One Luteibacter aegosomaticola genomic window carries:
- the bioC gene encoding malonyl-ACP O-methyltransferase BioC produces the protein MSDFHFDRRQVRRNFGRAAGTYEKHDALQREVQSTLIERLDVFPQVPEVVLDVGAGTGRGSAALKKKYPKAQVIAVDLALPMLKEAKQNAGWLKPFSRVQADAYTLPVPDHSVDILFSNLCFQWCEDLSRLFAECARVLKPGGLLTFSTFGPDTLSELRAAWASVDEHAHVARFLDMHDVGDAMLAQGLKDPVLFAERYTLTYPTPRALLDELRGLGANNADAGRLRGLTGKQHYKRMLEAYEALRSEGTIPSTWEVVTAHAWGPPEGQSRREGSGEIASFSIDKLRGSRRKNPFT, from the coding sequence ATGAGCGATTTCCACTTCGACCGCCGCCAGGTACGCCGCAACTTCGGCCGCGCCGCAGGCACGTATGAAAAGCACGACGCGCTCCAGCGCGAGGTGCAATCCACGCTCATTGAGCGACTGGACGTGTTCCCCCAGGTACCCGAGGTGGTGCTCGACGTGGGCGCAGGCACCGGCCGTGGCAGCGCTGCGCTGAAGAAGAAGTATCCGAAGGCGCAGGTCATCGCCGTGGATCTTGCGCTGCCGATGCTGAAGGAAGCGAAGCAGAACGCGGGCTGGCTGAAGCCGTTCTCACGCGTGCAGGCCGATGCCTACACGCTGCCCGTGCCGGACCACAGCGTCGACATCCTGTTCTCGAACCTGTGCTTCCAGTGGTGCGAAGATCTTTCGCGCCTGTTCGCCGAATGCGCGCGCGTGCTGAAGCCCGGTGGCTTGCTCACCTTCTCCACGTTCGGCCCCGATACGCTCAGCGAGCTGCGCGCCGCGTGGGCCAGCGTGGACGAACACGCCCACGTCGCGCGCTTCCTCGATATGCACGACGTGGGCGATGCCATGCTTGCGCAAGGCCTGAAGGATCCCGTGCTGTTCGCCGAGCGCTACACGCTCACCTACCCGACGCCGCGCGCCCTGCTGGACGAGCTGCGTGGACTGGGCGCGAACAACGCCGACGCAGGCCGCCTGCGTGGGCTGACGGGCAAGCAGCACTACAAGCGCATGCTCGAAGCGTATGAAGCGCTGCGCAGTGAAGGCACGATCCCGTCCACCTGGGAAGTGGTAACCGCCCACGCCTGGGGCCCGCCCGAAGGCCAGTCCCGGCGTGAAGGTTCGGGCGAAATCGCCAGCTTCTCGATCGACAAGCTGCGCGGGTCGCGACGGAAGAACCCCTTCACCTGA
- a CDS encoding DNA-3-methyladenine glycosylase I has translation MRCPWAEQSEIERNWHDLEWGRIVRDDRHLFELLTLKGAQAGLAWRTVLSKRDAYRERFHDFDIAAVAAMGDDELEQAMHDRGIIRHRLKVASVRANARIVMAMAANGESLSSLLWSFTGGKTIVNAYAMQAEVPMRSPISDAMSKELQRRGFRYAGTAICYSLMQSAGMVNDHLASCDCHGRALR, from the coding sequence ATGCGCTGTCCCTGGGCCGAGCAAAGCGAGATCGAACGGAACTGGCATGACCTCGAGTGGGGGCGGATCGTTCGCGACGATCGCCACCTGTTCGAACTACTGACATTGAAAGGCGCGCAGGCAGGCCTTGCCTGGCGCACGGTGTTAAGCAAACGCGACGCCTACCGCGAGCGTTTCCACGATTTTGATATCGCAGCGGTCGCCGCGATGGGCGACGACGAACTCGAGCAGGCGATGCACGACCGCGGCATCATCCGGCATCGCCTCAAGGTGGCGTCGGTGCGTGCGAATGCACGCATCGTCATGGCCATGGCTGCGAACGGGGAATCGCTCTCCAGCCTGCTGTGGTCATTCACGGGAGGAAAGACGATCGTGAACGCCTACGCCATGCAGGCCGAAGTGCCGATGCGCTCACCCATTTCAGACGCCATGAGCAAGGAGTTGCAACGGCGTGGCTTTCGCTACGCGGGTACGGCCATCTGCTACAGCCTCATGCAGTCGGCTGGCATGGTCAACGACCACCTGGCCAGCTGCGACTGTCACGGCCGTGCGCTCAGGTGA
- a CDS encoding threonine ammonia-lyase, which produces MLPSFADVRDAAARIAPHARVTPVMRSELIDARAGATVWFKCENLQRGGAFKFRGATNAVWSLSDEEAANGVVTHSSGNHGNALAMAARTRGIAAHVVVPEGAVQAKVDAIIAAGATVHRCAPTTAAREAKAAEVMAATGANLVHPYADARVMAGQGTLVAELLGQAPGIDTVLFPVGGGGLAAGCSIAAHGINPAIVLLGAEPEGADDAARSLEADARVGPFTPDTICDGLRTLIGEPNFHALRDHQVRVLRVSDSEVVAAMRLMWSELRIVVEPSSATTLAAVLRYPSVFAGRTVGAVITGGNVDLDALPW; this is translated from the coding sequence ATGTTGCCTTCGTTTGCTGACGTGCGTGATGCGGCGGCGCGCATCGCGCCGCATGCGCGGGTCACTCCGGTCATGCGCAGTGAGCTGATCGATGCGCGTGCTGGCGCGACGGTATGGTTCAAGTGCGAAAATCTCCAGCGTGGTGGCGCGTTCAAGTTCCGTGGCGCCACCAACGCGGTATGGTCGCTTAGCGACGAAGAAGCGGCGAATGGCGTCGTCACGCATTCATCGGGTAACCACGGCAATGCGTTGGCCATGGCCGCACGTACGCGCGGCATCGCCGCGCATGTCGTCGTGCCTGAAGGCGCCGTGCAGGCCAAGGTCGACGCGATCATCGCGGCGGGCGCCACCGTCCATCGGTGTGCACCGACCACGGCGGCACGCGAGGCAAAAGCCGCTGAGGTTATGGCGGCGACAGGTGCCAACCTCGTCCACCCTTACGCGGATGCCCGCGTGATGGCCGGGCAGGGCACGCTGGTAGCTGAGCTCCTTGGCCAGGCGCCGGGTATCGATACCGTGTTGTTCCCGGTCGGCGGCGGTGGCCTTGCCGCGGGTTGTTCGATCGCAGCGCATGGCATCAATCCGGCGATCGTCCTGCTGGGTGCCGAGCCTGAGGGTGCCGACGATGCGGCGCGATCACTCGAGGCCGATGCGCGTGTCGGACCGTTTACCCCCGATACGATTTGCGATGGCCTGCGTACGCTGATCGGCGAGCCCAACTTCCACGCGCTGCGTGACCATCAGGTACGCGTGTTGCGCGTCAGTGATAGCGAAGTGGTCGCCGCCATGCGCCTGATGTGGTCGGAACTACGCATCGTGGTCGAGCCTTCGAGTGCGACGACGCTGGCCGCCGTGCTGCGTTACCCGTCGGTATTCGCTGGCCGTACGGTCGGCGCGGTGATCACGGGTGGCAATGTCGACCTGGATGCGTTGCCCTGGTGA
- a CDS encoding aldose 1-epimerase, producing the protein MSRFTVTRSSMGTQEVLVLRDSQAQREVHIARRGATVLSIGLPASGGTLNIADAFLNEQELVPHKGSRFAVMTPFANRINDARYTFEGKSYDMQPGVTGADRAIRHGFVRGVMFDVAHEASGDDQAVVTFATQAIRPQAYPGYPFALDFNITFTLDAKGLSIETHTRNVGEHAAPVFFGWHPYFRLSENSIDTWVLQVPAQTIIATDPGFIPLPGREAWKSIDEMDASLDFRQPRSIGATELNTTYTDLQVDDDGKARTYLSDPQTGTKIAVWQERGVMLAFTSDTNERDPRKSVALEPMECMADAFNREDCAAQLRLAPGEERRFVCGVEFIA; encoded by the coding sequence ATGTCCCGTTTCACCGTGACACGTTCCTCGATGGGCACGCAGGAAGTGCTCGTCCTCCGCGATAGCCAGGCCCAGCGCGAGGTGCATATCGCCCGCCGCGGCGCCACCGTGCTGTCGATCGGCCTGCCCGCCAGCGGCGGCACGCTGAATATCGCTGACGCTTTTCTTAACGAGCAGGAACTGGTGCCGCACAAGGGGTCGCGCTTTGCCGTCATGACACCCTTTGCCAATCGCATCAACGACGCGCGCTATACGTTTGAAGGAAAATCCTACGATATGCAGCCCGGTGTCACGGGTGCGGATCGTGCCATCCGCCACGGCTTCGTCCGTGGCGTGATGTTTGACGTGGCGCATGAAGCCAGCGGCGACGACCAGGCCGTGGTGACGTTCGCCACGCAGGCGATCCGCCCGCAGGCGTACCCGGGCTACCCGTTCGCGCTCGATTTCAACATTACCTTCACGCTTGACGCGAAGGGCCTCTCGATCGAAACGCATACGCGTAATGTCGGTGAACATGCCGCGCCGGTGTTCTTTGGCTGGCATCCGTATTTCCGCCTTTCGGAAAATTCGATCGACACCTGGGTGCTGCAGGTGCCGGCGCAGACGATCATTGCGACCGATCCAGGCTTTATCCCGCTGCCGGGTCGCGAAGCATGGAAGTCGATCGACGAGATGGATGCATCGCTGGATTTCCGCCAGCCGCGCAGCATCGGTGCAACGGAACTCAATACGACCTACACCGACCTGCAGGTCGATGACGACGGCAAGGCACGCACCTACCTCAGCGATCCGCAGACCGGCACGAAGATCGCGGTATGGCAGGAGCGCGGCGTCATGCTGGCGTTTACCTCGGATACCAATGAGCGCGATCCACGCAAGTCGGTGGCGCTCGAGCCCATGGAATGCATGGCCGACGCGTTCAATCGCGAGGATTGCGCCGCGCAGCTGCGTCTTGCACCGGGTGAAGAGCGTCGCTTCGTCTGCGGCGTGGAATTCATCGCGTGA
- the pepN gene encoding aminopeptidase N — protein MSDRSDTPTAVIRLADYRPPAWAVQHVALEFDLGIDRAEVHATLELVRQADEPIRLNGEGLELLELSIDGRRLGDGEYILAHGVLEVGVEGDRCTLSTRVAVRPAENTAFEGLYLSGSRDKGFLLTQCEAEGFRHITFYPDRPDVLSTFTVTLRADKARFPVLLAGGNPDGAGDLADGRHWARFVDPHPKPSYLFALVAGRLERISQDYTTADGRNVALHIWAEADVIDRCDYAMDSLVRSMRWDEQAYGRNYDLDVFHVVATHDFNMGAMENKGLNIFNAKYLLADPDSSTDDEYRHVEAVVAHEYFHNWSGNRVTCRDWFQLSLKEGLTVFREQSFSADMNSAPLKRIEDVALLRRAQFPEDAGPLSHPVRPSQYTEINNFYTATVYEKGSELVRMIAGHLGHDGFRKGMDLYFERHDGQAATIEDYLKALGDANGVDLSSYLAWYGQAGTPRLSAEGRYDADKRRYRLQLRQRTPASAGQPDKHALPVPVRLSLFNQDGTALPLRLEGEAAAGANERTVVLNSPEQTFVFEDVASAPVPSLLRGFSAPVILECEYAPAELALLLRHDADGFNRWDAGQQLAGLAFDAFRDGAPGGAAVLAWTKAVAGLFGDASIDDALLAELLTPPGEIELVERQPERDPERIRAVRQGLLRALAQTIGSDALKARYQALHAQANAGLTAADQARRQLKRRVLDLLSLADAAGSVPLARQQYESAPSMTDRLAALSTLAVTDPAAADEPLAHFRKRYDGNALALDKWFAAQAQLPGDGALARIQALEDDPAFTLKNPNRVQALIGTFARVNPTGFHRPDGAAYRWLADRLVAIDALNPQVAARVATAFNGWKRLEPARREAAHAVVAELAGRKDLSRDLTDILARVALG, from the coding sequence ATGAGCGACCGTTCCGATACCCCCACCGCCGTCATCCGCCTCGCCGACTATCGCCCGCCTGCATGGGCGGTGCAGCATGTCGCCCTGGAGTTCGATCTGGGGATCGACCGGGCCGAAGTGCACGCCACGCTGGAACTGGTCCGCCAGGCCGACGAGCCCATCCGCCTCAACGGCGAGGGGCTGGAATTGCTGGAGCTCAGCATCGACGGCCGCCGACTGGGCGATGGCGAGTACATCCTCGCCCATGGCGTGCTTGAAGTCGGCGTCGAGGGCGACCGCTGCACACTCAGCACGCGGGTGGCCGTGCGCCCCGCGGAGAACACCGCATTCGAAGGCCTCTATCTTTCGGGCAGCCGCGACAAGGGCTTCCTGCTGACGCAATGCGAAGCCGAAGGTTTCCGCCACATCACGTTCTACCCGGACCGGCCGGACGTGCTGTCGACCTTCACCGTGACGCTGCGCGCCGACAAGGCGCGCTTCCCCGTCCTGCTGGCGGGTGGCAACCCCGATGGCGCGGGTGATCTCGCCGATGGCCGCCACTGGGCACGCTTTGTCGATCCGCACCCGAAGCCGAGCTACCTGTTCGCGCTGGTGGCGGGACGCCTGGAGCGGATCAGCCAGGACTACACCACCGCCGATGGCCGTAACGTCGCGCTGCACATCTGGGCCGAAGCCGATGTCATCGACCGCTGCGACTACGCCATGGATTCCCTCGTACGCTCCATGCGCTGGGATGAACAGGCGTATGGGCGCAATTACGACCTCGATGTGTTCCATGTCGTCGCTACCCATGATTTCAACATGGGCGCCATGGAGAACAAGGGCCTCAATATCTTCAATGCCAAGTACCTCCTGGCCGACCCGGATTCGAGTACGGATGACGAATACCGTCATGTCGAAGCCGTGGTGGCACACGAGTATTTCCATAACTGGAGCGGCAATCGCGTCACCTGCCGCGACTGGTTCCAGCTCAGCCTGAAAGAAGGGCTCACGGTATTCCGTGAGCAGAGCTTCTCGGCGGATATGAATTCGGCGCCGCTAAAGCGCATCGAAGACGTGGCGCTGCTGCGCCGCGCGCAATTCCCGGAAGACGCGGGCCCGCTGTCGCACCCGGTTCGCCCGTCGCAATACACCGAGATCAACAACTTCTACACCGCCACCGTGTACGAGAAGGGCTCTGAGCTGGTCCGGATGATCGCAGGCCACCTGGGCCACGATGGCTTCCGCAAGGGCATGGATCTTTACTTCGAACGCCATGACGGTCAGGCGGCGACGATCGAGGATTACCTGAAGGCGCTTGGCGATGCCAATGGCGTGGATCTATCCAGCTATCTCGCCTGGTACGGTCAGGCCGGCACGCCACGCCTGAGTGCGGAGGGCCGTTACGACGCTGACAAGCGTCGCTATCGCCTGCAGCTGCGCCAGCGCACGCCGGCGAGCGCGGGTCAGCCGGATAAGCATGCGCTGCCGGTGCCGGTGCGCCTGTCGCTATTCAACCAGGACGGCACGGCGCTGCCGCTGCGCCTCGAAGGCGAGGCAGCGGCTGGCGCGAACGAACGCACGGTCGTGCTCAACAGTCCCGAACAGACTTTTGTCTTCGAGGATGTCGCATCCGCGCCGGTGCCATCGCTGCTGCGCGGCTTCTCGGCGCCAGTGATCCTGGAATGCGAGTACGCACCCGCCGAACTGGCGCTACTCCTGCGCCACGATGCCGACGGCTTCAACCGCTGGGACGCCGGCCAGCAACTCGCCGGCCTCGCGTTCGACGCGTTCCGTGACGGCGCGCCCGGTGGCGCTGCCGTCCTTGCATGGACGAAGGCCGTGGCCGGCTTGTTCGGCGACGCCAGCATCGATGACGCACTGCTCGCCGAGCTGCTGACACCGCCGGGCGAGATCGAACTCGTGGAGCGCCAGCCCGAGCGCGACCCGGAACGTATCCGGGCCGTGCGCCAGGGGCTCCTTCGCGCGCTCGCGCAGACGATCGGCAGCGACGCGCTGAAGGCCCGTTACCAGGCGCTCCACGCCCAGGCGAACGCCGGGCTCACGGCTGCCGACCAGGCGCGCCGCCAGTTGAAGCGCCGCGTGCTCGACCTGCTCTCGCTGGCCGACGCCGCCGGCAGCGTGCCGCTCGCGCGCCAGCAATACGAAAGCGCACCGTCCATGACCGACCGCCTGGCCGCCCTCTCCACGCTGGCCGTGACCGACCCGGCCGCGGCGGACGAGCCGCTGGCCCATTTCCGCAAGCGCTATGACGGTAACGCGCTCGCGCTCGACAAATGGTTTGCCGCCCAGGCCCAGCTACCGGGCGACGGCGCGCTGGCACGGATCCAGGCGCTGGAAGACGATCCGGCGTTCACGCTGAAAAACCCGAATCGCGTCCAGGCGTTGATCGGTACGTTTGCCCGCGTGAATCCCACGGGCTTCCACCGCCCCGACGGCGCGGCCTACCGTTGGCTGGCCGATCGCCTGGTGGCGATCGATGCGCTGAATCCGCAGGTGGCGGCACGCGTGGCCACGGCGTTCAACGGCTGGAAGCGGCTGGAACCGGCACGCCGCGAAGCGGCCCATGCGGTGGTGGCTGAACTGGCCGGGCGAAAAGATCTCTCACGCGACCTCACGGACATCCTTGCCCGAGTTGCGCTGGGGTGA
- the mnmG gene encoding tRNA uridine-5-carboxymethylaminomethyl(34) synthesis enzyme MnmG — MLHKETYDVIVVGGGHAGTEAALAAARTGARTLLLSHNIETIGQMSCNPAIGGIGKGHLVKEIDALGGAMGRAADLAGIQWRTLNASKGPAVRATRCQADRTLYKAAIRHIVETQPNLRLFQQAVDDLLLENGHVIGVRTQMGLDFHAPAVVVTAGTFLAGKIHIGPAQYAGGRAGDPPASTLAAKLRELPVAADRLKTGTPPRIDSRSIDYSKLEEQAGDHPMPHFSYMGSAADHPRQVSCWITQTTEATHDLIRGSLDRSPLYSGQIEGVGPRYCPSIEDKVVRFADKLSHQIFVEPEGLDTFEIYPNGISTSLPFDVQYALVRSIPGFENAHITRPGYAIEYDYFDPRGLHPWLETKGIPGLYFAGQINGTTGYEEAGAQGLIAGMNAALAVRGETPWYPRRDEAYVGVLIDDLTTNGTIEPYRMFTSRAEYRLHLREDNADLRLTPAGYARGVVPEERFRRLEEKREASERETARLRGLWAAPTNTLGAAVERALGIAVSRETHALDLLRRPELDYAALMTVEALGPAVADAEVATQVEVQAKYSGYLERQRDEIERQRRHEATAIPGDFDYDRVRGLSAEVLLKLKRSLPATIGQASRISGVTPAAISLLLVHLKRRAA; from the coding sequence ATGCTGCATAAAGAAACCTACGACGTGATCGTGGTCGGTGGCGGCCACGCCGGCACCGAAGCCGCGCTTGCCGCTGCCCGTACGGGCGCACGGACGCTGCTGCTCAGCCACAACATCGAAACCATCGGCCAGATGAGCTGCAACCCGGCCATTGGCGGCATCGGCAAGGGGCACCTGGTCAAGGAAATCGACGCACTGGGCGGCGCCATGGGCCGCGCGGCCGATCTCGCCGGTATCCAGTGGCGCACGCTCAACGCCTCGAAGGGCCCGGCTGTGCGCGCGACGCGCTGCCAGGCGGATCGCACCCTGTACAAGGCCGCGATCCGGCACATCGTCGAAACCCAGCCCAACCTGCGCCTGTTCCAGCAGGCCGTGGACGACCTGCTGCTCGAGAACGGCCACGTCATCGGCGTGCGCACGCAGATGGGCCTCGATTTCCATGCACCGGCCGTCGTGGTGACCGCCGGTACCTTCCTCGCGGGCAAGATCCATATCGGCCCGGCGCAGTACGCCGGTGGCCGCGCGGGCGACCCGCCCGCCTCCACGCTGGCCGCAAAGCTGCGCGAGCTGCCCGTGGCGGCCGATCGGCTCAAGACCGGCACGCCGCCGCGCATCGACAGCCGCAGCATCGATTACAGCAAGCTCGAAGAGCAGGCCGGCGATCACCCGATGCCGCACTTCTCCTACATGGGCTCGGCCGCGGACCACCCGCGCCAGGTGAGCTGCTGGATCACCCAGACCACCGAAGCTACGCACGACCTCATCCGCGGCTCGCTCGACCGCTCTCCGCTGTACAGCGGCCAGATCGAAGGCGTGGGCCCGCGCTACTGCCCGTCGATCGAAGACAAGGTGGTGCGTTTCGCCGACAAGCTCTCGCACCAGATCTTCGTGGAGCCCGAAGGGCTGGATACCTTCGAGATCTATCCGAACGGCATTTCCACCTCGCTGCCCTTCGATGTGCAGTACGCCCTGGTGCGCTCGATCCCCGGCTTCGAGAACGCGCATATCACGCGGCCCGGTTATGCGATCGAGTACGACTACTTCGACCCGCGCGGGCTGCATCCGTGGCTGGAGACGAAGGGCATCCCGGGCCTGTATTTCGCCGGCCAGATCAATGGCACCACCGGCTACGAAGAAGCCGGTGCGCAAGGCCTCATCGCAGGTATGAACGCTGCGCTCGCCGTGCGCGGCGAGACGCCGTGGTACCCGCGCCGCGACGAAGCCTACGTGGGCGTGCTCATCGACGACCTGACCACGAACGGCACGATCGAGCCGTACCGCATGTTCACCTCGCGGGCGGAATACCGCCTGCACCTGCGCGAAGACAACGCTGACCTGCGCCTGACGCCAGCGGGTTACGCCCGCGGCGTGGTGCCCGAGGAACGTTTCCGCCGGCTGGAAGAGAAGCGCGAAGCCTCGGAGCGCGAGACCGCGCGCCTGCGTGGCCTCTGGGCCGCACCGACCAACACGCTCGGCGCCGCCGTCGAGCGTGCGCTCGGCATCGCCGTTAGCCGCGAAACGCACGCCCTCGACCTGCTGCGCCGCCCCGAGCTCGACTACGCCGCGCTCATGACCGTGGAAGCACTGGGCCCGGCCGTCGCCGACGCCGAAGTCGCCACCCAGGTGGAAGTGCAGGCGAAGTACTCCGGCTACCTGGAGCGCCAGCGCGACGAGATCGAGCGCCAGCGCCGCCACGAGGCAACGGCTATCCCCGGCGATTTCGACTACGACCGCGTGCGCGGGCTTTCCGCCGAGGTGCTGCTGAAGCTGAAGCGTTCGCTACCCGCCACGATCGGCCAGGCCTCGCGTATCAGCGGCGTCACGCCGGCCGCCATTTCCCTGCTGCTGGTGCACCTGAAGCGACGCGCCGCCTGA
- a CDS encoding RDD family protein, with protein MQVWIGRNGERFGPYPEDEIRQWLRDGTCRPEELGWYEGMTDWRPLGELFPDERPAPGTPPPMPPPPVEPRAQPFMGITEDAAAPEYAGFWLRFGAWIIDYILITIPATFVALAMGFQHALTTLFSQVETNQSAALAAYFEEVRPISYIVLLLGFAYYVLFESSKWQATPGKLACGIRVTDTSGQRLTMVRAVSRNLIRLANAVPFLSVFLPLVFYVTAAFSERKQGIHDMLAGTYVLTGRADSRPVQTPRDNGPRGSFDA; from the coding sequence ATGCAAGTCTGGATCGGACGCAACGGCGAACGCTTCGGCCCGTACCCTGAGGACGAGATCCGCCAGTGGCTGCGCGATGGCACCTGCCGCCCCGAGGAACTCGGCTGGTACGAGGGGATGACCGACTGGCGTCCGCTCGGTGAGCTCTTCCCCGATGAGCGGCCCGCACCGGGCACCCCGCCGCCCATGCCACCGCCGCCGGTGGAGCCGCGCGCCCAGCCGTTCATGGGCATCACCGAGGACGCTGCCGCGCCGGAATATGCCGGCTTCTGGCTGCGCTTCGGCGCCTGGATCATCGACTACATCCTGATCACCATCCCGGCGACCTTCGTGGCCCTGGCGATGGGCTTCCAGCACGCGCTCACTACGCTGTTCTCGCAGGTAGAGACCAACCAGAGCGCGGCGCTCGCGGCCTACTTCGAAGAGGTGCGCCCCATCAGCTACATCGTGCTGCTGCTCGGCTTTGCCTACTACGTGCTGTTCGAATCCTCGAAGTGGCAGGCCACCCCCGGCAAGCTGGCATGTGGCATCCGTGTCACGGATACCTCCGGGCAACGCCTCACGATGGTCCGGGCCGTGAGCCGCAACCTCATCCGCCTGGCGAATGCCGTGCCGTTCCTCTCGGTGTTCCTGCCGCTGGTGTTCTATGTGACCGCGGCATTCTCGGAGCGCAAGCAGGGTATCCACGACATGCTGGCCGGCACCTACGTGCTCACGGGCCGCGCGGATAGCCGCCCGGTACAGACCCCACGCGACAACGGCCCACGCGGCAGCTTCGACGCCTGA